A window of Leclercia adecarboxylata contains these coding sequences:
- a CDS encoding ABC transporter permease, whose amino-acid sequence MIEIIQEYWKSLLWTDGYRFTGVAITLWLLISSVVMGGILAIFLAIGRVSNNKFIRFPIWLFTYVFRGTPLYVQLLVFYSGMYTLEIVKGTEMLNAFFRSGLNCTVLALTLNTCAYTTEIFAGAIRSVPHGEIEAARAYGFSSVKLYRCIILPSALRIALPAYSNEVILMLHSTALAFTATVPDLLKIARDINSATYQPFTAFGIAAVLYLIISYVLISLFRKAEKRWLQHIKPSSTH is encoded by the coding sequence GTGATTGAAATTATTCAGGAATACTGGAAATCCCTGCTGTGGACCGACGGATACCGCTTTACCGGCGTGGCGATCACCCTCTGGCTGCTGATTTCTTCTGTGGTGATGGGCGGGATTCTGGCGATCTTCCTCGCCATTGGCCGCGTATCGAACAACAAATTCATTCGCTTTCCCATCTGGCTGTTTACCTACGTATTCCGCGGTACGCCGCTGTATGTGCAGCTGCTGGTGTTCTACTCCGGTATGTACACGCTGGAGATTGTGAAAGGCACCGAGATGCTGAACGCGTTCTTCCGCAGCGGGCTGAACTGTACCGTACTGGCGTTAACGCTCAATACCTGCGCCTACACCACCGAGATTTTCGCCGGTGCTATTCGCTCCGTGCCGCACGGTGAAATTGAAGCCGCAAGGGCGTATGGCTTCTCTTCCGTGAAGCTGTATCGCTGCATTATTCTGCCGTCGGCGCTGCGTATTGCGCTGCCTGCCTACAGCAACGAAGTGATTCTGATGCTGCACTCTACCGCCCTGGCCTTTACCGCCACGGTGCCGGATCTGCTCAAGATTGCCCGCGACATCAACTCGGCGACCTATCAGCCGTTTACCGCCTTCGGGATCGCGGCAGTGCTCTATTTAATCATTTCTTACGTCCTGATTAGCCTGTTCCGCAAAGCGGAAAAACGCTGGTTGCAGCACATAAAACCTTCTTCGACGCACTGA
- a CDS encoding histidine ABC transporter permease HisQ, protein MLYGFSGVILQGALVTLELALSSVVLAVLIGLAGAGAKLSANRAMALLFEGYTTLIRGVPDLVLMLLIFYGLQIALNSITDAIGMGQIDIDPMVAGIITLGFIYGAYFTETFRGAYLAVPKGHIEAATAFGFTSSQTFRRIMFPAMMRFALPGIGNNWQVILKATALVSLLGLEDVVKATQLAGKSTWEPFYFAIVCGVIYLVFTTVSNGVLLLLERRYSVGVKRADL, encoded by the coding sequence ATGCTGTACGGATTTTCTGGCGTAATTTTACAAGGCGCATTGGTCACCCTTGAACTGGCTCTCAGTTCGGTGGTGCTGGCTGTGTTAATAGGCCTTGCAGGCGCGGGCGCGAAGCTTTCAGCGAATCGGGCGATGGCGCTGCTGTTTGAGGGTTATACCACCCTTATTCGCGGTGTTCCTGACCTGGTGCTGATGTTGCTCATTTTCTATGGACTGCAGATCGCCCTCAACAGCATCACAGATGCCATTGGCATGGGGCAGATTGATATCGATCCGATGGTGGCCGGTATCATCACCCTGGGCTTTATCTACGGGGCCTATTTCACCGAAACCTTCCGCGGGGCCTATCTTGCCGTGCCGAAAGGGCATATCGAAGCGGCCACGGCCTTCGGTTTTACCTCCTCACAGACGTTTCGCCGCATTATGTTTCCGGCCATGATGCGCTTTGCGCTGCCGGGCATCGGCAACAACTGGCAGGTTATCCTCAAAGCGACGGCGCTGGTCTCGTTACTGGGGCTGGAAGACGTGGTGAAGGCCACGCAGCTGGCGGGCAAAAGCACCTGGGAGCCGTTCTACTTCGCGATTGTCTGCGGGGTAATTTATCTGGTGTTTACCACCGTCTCCAATGGCGTGCTGCTGCTGCTCGAACGTCGCTATTCCGTGGGTGTGAAGAGGGCTGACCTGTGA
- the hisJ gene encoding histidine ABC transporter substrate-binding protein HisJ: protein MKKLVLSLSLALAFSSATAVFAAIPQKVRIGTDPTYAPFESKNAQGELVGFDIDLAKELCKRIKTECTFVENPLDALIPSLKAKKIDAIMSSLSITEKRQQEIAFTDKLYAADSRLVVAKSADIQPTLASLKGKRVGVLQGTTQETYGNEHWAPKGIEIVSYQGQENIYADLTAGRIDAAFQDEVAASEGFLKQPVGKDYKFGGPSIKDEKLFGVGTGMGLRKEDNELREALNKAFAEMRADGTYEKLAKKYFDFDVYGG from the coding sequence ATGAAAAAACTGGTTTTGTCACTTTCTCTGGCGCTGGCCTTTTCCAGCGCTACTGCGGTATTCGCAGCAATTCCGCAAAAAGTTCGTATTGGTACTGACCCAACTTATGCTCCCTTCGAATCCAAGAATGCGCAGGGTGAACTGGTAGGATTTGATATCGATTTGGCAAAAGAGCTGTGCAAACGTATCAAAACAGAGTGTACCTTCGTTGAGAACCCACTGGATGCGCTGATCCCTTCGCTGAAAGCGAAAAAAATCGACGCCATTATGTCTTCCCTCTCTATCACCGAAAAACGCCAGCAGGAGATTGCCTTCACCGACAAGCTCTATGCAGCGGACTCACGTCTGGTGGTAGCGAAATCAGCTGATATCCAGCCGACCCTGGCGTCACTGAAAGGTAAACGCGTAGGCGTGCTGCAGGGCACCACGCAGGAGACCTACGGTAACGAGCACTGGGCGCCGAAAGGGATTGAAATCGTCTCTTATCAGGGCCAGGAAAACATCTACGCTGACCTGACCGCGGGCCGTATTGACGCCGCTTTCCAGGATGAGGTGGCAGCCAGCGAAGGCTTCCTGAAACAGCCTGTGGGCAAAGATTATAAGTTCGGCGGTCCATCCATTAAGGATGAGAAACTCTTTGGCGTAGGCACTGGCATGGGGCTGCGTAAAGAAGACAACGAACTGCGCGAAGCGCTGAACAAAGCCTTCGCTGAAATGCGCGCAGACGGCACGTACGAAAAACTGGCGAAGAAGTACTTCGACTTTGATGTCTACGGTGGTTAA
- the argT gene encoding lysine/arginine/ornithine ABC transporter substrate-binding protein ArgT translates to MKKTVLALSLLVGLSAAASSFAALPQNVRIGTDATYAPFSSKDAKGDFVGFDIDLGNEMCKRMSVKCTWVGSDFDALIPSLKAKKIDAIISSLSITEKRQQEIAFSDKLYAADSRLIAAKGSPIQPTIDSLKGKHVGVLQGSTQEGFANANWREKGVDVVAYQNQDLIYSDLAAGRLDAAFQDEVAASEGFLKQPAGKEFAFAGPSVKDKKYFGDGTGIGLRKDDAELKAAFDKAFTELRKDGTYDKLAKKYFDFNVYGD, encoded by the coding sequence ATGAAGAAGACGGTTCTGGCTCTGTCTTTGCTGGTGGGATTAAGCGCAGCAGCAAGCAGCTTTGCGGCCCTCCCACAGAACGTACGTATCGGTACAGACGCCACCTATGCGCCATTCTCATCGAAAGATGCGAAGGGGGATTTCGTTGGGTTTGATATCGACCTGGGAAATGAGATGTGCAAACGCATGTCCGTGAAATGCACCTGGGTGGGCAGCGACTTCGACGCGCTGATCCCTTCCCTGAAAGCCAAGAAGATCGACGCGATCATCTCCTCGCTCTCCATTACCGAGAAGCGTCAGCAGGAGATCGCCTTCTCTGACAAGCTCTACGCGGCGGATTCACGTCTGATTGCGGCGAAAGGCTCCCCCATCCAGCCGACCATTGACTCGCTGAAAGGTAAGCATGTGGGCGTGCTACAGGGCTCAACCCAGGAAGGCTTCGCTAATGCCAACTGGCGTGAGAAGGGCGTGGACGTGGTGGCTTATCAGAACCAGGATCTGATCTATTCTGACCTGGCGGCAGGACGTCTGGATGCGGCATTCCAGGATGAGGTCGCTGCGAGCGAAGGCTTCCTGAAACAGCCTGCTGGCAAAGAGTTTGCCTTTGCTGGCCCGTCCGTTAAAGACAAAAAATATTTCGGCGACGGCACCGGGATCGGTCTGCGTAAAGACGATGCTGAGCTGAAAGCGGCGTTTGATAAAGCCTTTACTGAACTGCGTAAAGACGGGACCTACGACAAACTGGCGAAGAAATACTTCGACTTTAACGTCTACGGCGACTAA
- a CDS encoding UbiX family flavin prenyltransferase, with protein sequence MKRLIVGISGASGAIYGVRLLQVLRDVADVETHLVLSQAARQTLSLETDYSLRDVQALADVVHDARDIAASISSGSFKTAGMVILPCSIKTLSGIVNSYTDTLVTRAADVVLKERRPLVLCVRETPLHLGHLRLMTQAAELGAVIMPPVPAFYHRPLTLDDVINQTVNRVIDQFDIDLPDDLFTRWQGA encoded by the coding sequence ATGAAACGATTAATAGTAGGGATCTCAGGGGCCAGCGGCGCGATTTACGGTGTCCGTTTGCTGCAGGTATTGCGCGACGTCGCCGACGTTGAAACGCATCTGGTGTTGAGCCAGGCCGCACGCCAGACCCTCTCTCTGGAAACCGATTATTCCCTGCGTGACGTTCAGGCGTTAGCCGACGTGGTGCACGATGCGCGCGATATCGCCGCCAGCATCTCCTCCGGGTCATTTAAGACCGCGGGCATGGTGATCCTGCCGTGTTCCATCAAAACTCTCTCGGGTATCGTTAACAGCTACACCGATACGCTGGTGACCCGCGCGGCCGACGTGGTGCTGAAAGAGCGCCGTCCGCTGGTGTTGTGCGTGCGTGAAACCCCGCTGCATCTGGGCCACCTGCGCCTGATGACCCAGGCGGCCGAGCTGGGCGCGGTGATTATGCCCCCGGTGCCGGCGTTTTATCACCGCCCGCTCACGCTTGATGACGTGATCAATCAAACCGTGAACCGGGTTATCGACCAGTTCGACATTGACCTGCCGGACGATCTCTTTACCCGCTGGCAGGGCGCCTGA